A region from the Triticum urartu cultivar G1812 chromosome 1, Tu2.1, whole genome shotgun sequence genome encodes:
- the LOC125519353 gene encoding serine/threonine-protein kinase SAPK4-like: MTTPTATAAPLTGMDKYEEVRDIGSGNFGVARLMRHRENDGLVAVKLIERGHRIDENVYREIVNHRSLRHPNIIQFIEVILTPTHLAIVMEYAAGGELFDRIVDRGRFSEDEGRYFFQQLICGVSYCHHMQICHRDLKLENVLLDGSPAPRLKICDFGYSKSSVLHSRPKSAVGTPAYIAPEVLRRQEYDGKMADVWSCGVTLYVMLVGAYPFEDPDDPKNIKKIIQRIAAVDYTIPDNILISADCRQLISLIFVSNPTKRITMKEIKSHPWFLKNLPRELTEEAQADYYERSSSVPSFSKQTTQEIMEIVQDARKKPRSSTSGYGYADELSDDEEKNAKVSVPEQTDEEDECDKKVREVLESGELDMSVLHI, translated from the exons ATGACGACGCCGACGGCTACAGCCGCGCCCCTCACCGGGATGGACAAGTACGAGGAGGTGCGGGACATCGGGTCGGGAAACTTCGGGGTGGCCCGGCTGATGCGCCACCGCGAGAACGACGGGCTCGTCGCCGTCAAGCTCATCGAGCGCGGCCACCGG ATTGACGAGAATGTGTACCGGGAGATCGTCAACCACCGCTCGCTCCGGCACCCCAACATCATCCAGTTCATAGAG GTGATCCTGACACCGACACACCTTGCAATCGTGATGGAGTACGCGGCGGGTGGCGAGCTCTTTGATCGAATCGTCGATCGCGGCCGGTTTAGCGAGGACGAG GGCAGATATTTCTTCCAGCAGCTGATCTGCGGCGTAAGCTACTGCCATCACATG CAAATATGCCATAGAGATTTGAAGCTGGAGAATGTTCTCCTGGATGGTAGCCCGGCTCCCCGGCTCAAGATATGCGATTTTGGGTACTCCAAG TCTTCAGTACTACATTCAAGGCCCAAATCTGCGGTGGGGACGCCGGCATACATTGCACCGGAAGTTCTTCGTCGCCAGGAATATGATGGGAAG ATGGCAGATGTATGGTCCTGTGGGGTGACTCTCTATGTCATGCTTGTGGGAGCCTACCCATTTGAAGACCCGGATGACCCCAAGAATATTAAGAAGATCATTCAG CGGATAGCAGCAGTCGACTATACCATCCCAGACAATATTCTCATATCTGCTGATTGCAGACAGCTCATTTCTCTTATCTTTGTGAGCAATCCAACGAAG AGAATCACAATGAAGGAGATAAAGAGCCACCCATGGTTCTTGAAGAACTTGCCGCGGGAGCTCACAGAGGAAGCGCAAGCAGACTACTACGAGAGGAGCAGCAGCGTGCCTTCTTTCTCGAAGCAAACAACCCAAGAGATCATGGAGATTGTGCAAGACGCAAGGAAGAAgccaagatcaagcacatcaggcTATGGCTACGCGGACGAGTTATCGGATGATGAGGAAAAGAACGCGAAGGTCAGTGTACCGGAACAGACTGACGAAGAAGATGAGTGTGACAAGAAGGTTAGGGAGGTTCTTGAGAGCGGGGAGCTGGATATGAGCGTGTTGCACATCTAA